From one Desulfomonilaceae bacterium genomic stretch:
- a CDS encoding phosphodiester glycosidase family protein — protein sequence MVPGMATLVVYQDDSVDVLEWSKDIPSSTVKDARQLSHLILKNGKVVENVIDQGKVTDSEIGLGGRLIDAGGISTTERPNWFLANRTAFGVRDDGNLVFVMGHHVSTKDLARALALSGCKRAIHGDANIDNVVCNFYFRDENDNVVKRDKLSPNQRDYTLKRYDRGYTKDYFVFYEK from the coding sequence ATGGTTCCAGGGATGGCTACTCTGGTTGTCTATCAGGATGACTCAGTTGATGTGCTTGAATGGAGTAAAGACATTCCATCATCAACCGTTAAAGACGCTCGGCAGTTAAGCCATCTCATTTTGAAAAACGGCAAGGTCGTTGAGAATGTGATAGACCAAGGAAAAGTTACTGACTCTGAAATAGGTTTGGGTGGTCGATTGATTGATGCTGGGGGTATTAGCACGACGGAGAGGCCAAATTGGTTTCTGGCAAATCGGACCGCCTTTGGTGTCCGGGATGATGGAAACCTTGTATTCGTCATGGGGCATCATGTAAGCACCAAAGACCTTGCCAGAGCCTTGGCGCTTTCAGGGTGCAAACGGGCTATTCACGGTGACGCAAATATTGATAACGTTGTATGCAATTTTTATTTCCGGGATGAAAACGATAACGTTGTAAAACGAGACAAACTCTCTCCAAACCAACGTGATTACACATTGAAACGATATGATCGGGGATACACTAAAGATTACTTCGTCTTTTACGAAAAATAG
- a CDS encoding gamma-glutamyl-gamma-aminobutyrate hydrolase family protein (Members of this family of hydrolases with an active site Cys residue belong to MEROPS family C26.), with amino-acid sequence MKKALILLLIGLNLIFAFDYSTCRSDIIEAASIAQTTQNSANGDATSLWIVVNLFTGRTSRQAVKVQETMKRLGAEGSGIVLPYSDITIENMKKLRPAFLVLSPNGIPWCRYKGKNGEDLANFFKALPVIIEDMRIPVIGICGGHQALALAFGGKVGPIRGGEDDCFPYGHNPTEKGRRDINVLHKDPLFSGMDKSLNLVESHYDEVKRLPKGFIALGQNELCPYQIIRHPDRPAYGVQAHTEYFMNSRPDGGILLRNFLDIARTHNSSARHIDEEASMLSQVERLGLGNFRTTFW; translated from the coding sequence ATGAAAAAAGCGCTCATCCTATTATTAATTGGGCTGAATTTGATTTTCGCGTTTGATTATTCCACCTGTCGATCCGACATAATAGAGGCTGCGTCTATTGCTCAAACAACCCAGAATTCGGCGAATGGCGATGCGACTTCATTGTGGATCGTGGTCAACCTGTTTACAGGTAGGACCTCGAGGCAGGCGGTCAAAGTTCAGGAAACCATGAAGCGGCTTGGCGCTGAAGGCTCTGGAATAGTGTTGCCATACTCGGACATTACTATTGAGAACATGAAAAAATTGCGTCCAGCGTTTCTTGTCTTGAGCCCGAATGGTATACCCTGGTGCAGGTATAAAGGGAAAAACGGGGAGGATCTCGCCAATTTCTTTAAGGCCTTGCCCGTCATTATCGAAGACATGCGTATTCCTGTAATAGGGATTTGTGGAGGTCACCAGGCTTTGGCTCTGGCCTTTGGTGGAAAGGTAGGGCCGATACGGGGCGGAGAAGATGACTGCTTTCCATACGGACACAATCCCACCGAAAAAGGGCGACGCGACATCAATGTTCTTCATAAAGATCCACTTTTTTCAGGCATGGACAAATCCCTGAATCTTGTGGAAAGCCACTATGACGAAGTTAAGAGACTACCCAAAGGTTTTATTGCCCTGGGCCAGAACGAACTATGTCCATATCAAATTATTCGACACCCTGACAGGCCCGCCTACGGCGTTCAGGCTCATACGGAATATTTTATGAATTCTAGGCCCGATGGGGGCATACTTCTAAGAAATTTTCTTGACATTGCCAGAACTCATAACAGCTCAGCTAGGCATATTGATGAAGAAGCGAGTATGCTTTCGCAAGTTGAAAGACTTGGTCTTGGAAACTTTAGAACGACATTCTGGTAA